Below is a genomic region from Macaca thibetana thibetana isolate TM-01 chromosome 1, ASM2454274v1, whole genome shotgun sequence.
TTACGATCCTATGTAACCATTACCCGGCTTTAGCAATGATCAACATatggccaatcttgtttcatctattACTTTTTCCTCCTTCTGCTAGATTAATTTTAAAGGCAGTCCCAGGCATCATTTTCTCTGTAAATACTATGTATTTCTAAGAGATAAGGACTCTTTGTTGTTGTTAGGTATAAccacaataccattatcacaattttaaaaaattaacataattgtACTGTGTCTTTCTAATTCAGTGAAGCTATTGATGTGTGGCTTGCTTTGCAAAGTATTTGGGGAGGGGAGTCAAAAACTAGTCCTTCAAATGTCTGACTTCTGTGACTTGAGACACCTGTTCCTTTTGAGGCGGATggtgaagaggaggaagaggagggggatcTAAAACTTGAGACCTCGGATTGGCAGCCCCTTTATTCTGATTGTTCTCAGGGGGACACAGCCGGGGAAGTGAGGCCTATTTATAGGCCTAAGTCTAGACatgggaaggaggcagaggaagggaatAGGTGACAAGTCAGGGAAAGGGGACAGAAGAGAGagtggagggaaagagaaaataatagagaGTGACATTGCTGCACACACAGCTCCAGTGGCCCTCCAGGAGCCGGCCAGGACCAGCTCACACTAGCTAATGCTCACAGCCGACACTGACTGAATGTTTCCTGTGCACGGCACTGTGCTGAGCTCACATACGAGTGACCTCACTGAATGCCCCCAACCATCCCATGAGGCAGGTGATGTTAGGTGCCACACCCGTTTTACAGGGGAAGACACTGAGGTTCCAGGGTCTGACATGAAAAGAGCAGTGGtgcctggattcaaacccaggtctgtttgTCTGGAGTCTGCTTTTTGCAGGCATTACTCTCTGCCTCCAAGCCTGGTAAGGTTCCATGTGGGGGTAGAGAGGCTAATGTTCAAGAAGTACGACTGTCTTGGCTGCTGGACTATTGGTACATTCCCATGTCTTTAGTACATAGCTCTTCCCCAAGCTCCCCAAGCACTGTGAACCGCCAAGTCTTTGCCTCAGGACTCATCAGGACCCAGCGACTAAAGGTTTCCTGTCTGGCACAGCAGGAAGCCTCTAAGACTGTAGACTGTGTCCACTCTGATTGACTGTTAAATGCAGTGACTACTCCCCTGGGTCTGTGTTTGGTGACATGTGAATTGTGTGCCTGCctgtttctgtttgtgtgtatgtgtgtgtgtgtgcttgtacaCAATGAGCATTACCAGGAAGGCATGGACCCTGCTGGAAGCATTCCATGGTCACCGTTTTGGAGACTCATCATGCCCTCTGAGAGGCTGGCCAGAGCTGGATCGTGTGCTGGGCCTCCAGACTGCAAAGCCTAAGCCACAGCAGCTGAGCTCCCCTATGGGGCTCCTCGATTTTTTCTCTTGGGTCTTCTTCATCATCTTCTCCTTCAGCGCTCCCATGATAGAAGGCCGAGCCGTTTCCAGAATACTTGGTGTGGGCCACATCATCCACCTCTCATAGGAGCCCCTTGAGTGAGGACAGCAGATGGTTCTAGGTTGGTGGCTCTTGACCTCCTGGGAGCACTAGGAAGGAAGGTGCCTGTGCGGGGCCTTCAGCCAGGCCAGTAGGATTGCAATCCTTTCTACACCTGGAGAGAAGTGGCAATGAGGAGCCTAGGATCCAGGAGACCATCAGGTGCTATCAAGGACCACCAGCCAGGCCAGTAGGATTGCAATCCTTTCTACACCTGGAGAGAAGTGGCAATGAGGAGCCTAGGATCCAGGAGACCATCAGGTGCTATCAGACAGGTGCTGACCAGCAAGGGTGTAGTGGAGGACCCAGGGTCCAAGGTGCAGGTTGAGGCCAATATTTAGTTTCAGGAAGACCCCAGTGAATCAGTGCAGGGATCTCCCAACTGCTGGTGCTGCCCATGAAGTGAGACCCAGTCCACAGGCTGTGATTGGGTCAGAGGCCATGCCAGAGTGAACATGAGTATCCAAGACACTACTGTATGAGATCCAGGGGCGGGGACCAACCAAGGTTGACAGTGGTGTAAACATGACAGCTGACCTTTGAATCGCCCTTACTCTATGCCAGACACCATTCAAAGTGCTTTGCACCTCTATGATACTCCTAGTAATGAGAGGAGGAGACAGAATACCAAGATGCTGAACAATCTCCCCAGGGTCATACCGATGGGAAGTGACTGGGTCAGGGTGTAAGCTCAGGCTATCCACTCCACCATTCTGCAGTGAGGTGATGGGGGCTGCGCTACGCTCCTGTGGGCTTCCCGGGGCTCAGCCCCAGCACCCTAGACTCTGCACTTAGAGCTGTTTTCTTGCTCCTGACACCTTGGCTGCTGGGTAAAATTTCCCAGTGAACCCCTTCTCTGGTCTTTCATTGCTTCAGGTCCTGAGCTTGAAGAACAAGGAGGAATGGACTAGAATTAAGGCTCAGTGAGGCTGTGACTTGCCCCAGCTCACTCAGCAAGGTTGTTGGGAGAGGATCCAGGTTTCCCCATTTTTCAAAACCATGCTCTCAGTACTGCATCCCACCACTGTGGTATAGGACCCTCTAGGGGTCCACTGTGTGCGCTGGGTTCTCTTACCTGGAAGTGTGTTTTTGTCATGTTATGCATCCATCTCCGTTTTCTGGGGCCTATGTCCTTCTGCAGAGCCATGCCTTGGTGAGCTGGCACTAACACCGTCTGTCTCTCTGACCCATTTCCAGAGCTCTGGAGCTCAGCAGTGGCAAAGATGAGATCTCCTTGTTGGTGGAACAGGAGTTCCTGAGCCTCACTAAAGAGCACTCGATCTTGGTCGAAGAGAGTTCTGGGGAGCTGGAGGCACCAGGCAGCTCTCCTGAGGGGACCAGAGAGCTGGCTTCCTGCATTCTTACCCCTCCTCTAGTGGCAGGCAGTAATGAGCGCCCCAGAGCCTCCATGATTGTCGGAGACAAGCTTCTGAAGCAGAAGGTGGCCATGCCCATTATCAGCAGCAGGCAGGACTGTGATTCTGCCACGTCTACTGTCACAGACATTCTGCGTGCCGCCAAGGTCAAGAGCAGCAAGGGGACAGAGGACAGGGGCCACATCCTGGGTGACTCCAACTTGGAGGTCAGCAAGCTTCTGTCCCAGTTCCCACTGAAGTCCATTGAGACATCCAAGGCCCCCGACAACAAGAGGGTGCTGAACGAGACAAGAGTCACCAAGGACTTCCTACAGGACAACCTGTTCGGAGGCCCTGAAGCCAAGGAGCCCACAGGGCTGAGCCCATTTCTGCTgctgcctcccccacctcctcctgcacCCCCTGACAAGCTCCCTGAGCTCCCTGCTCAGAAGAGGCAGCTCCCAGTGTTTGCCAAGATCTGTTCCAAGCCCGAGGCTGACCCTGCTGTGGAGAGGCACCACTTGATGGGTAAGTGGAGCTGGAACTGGGGTAGAGTGGGCCTGCAAGGAGGAGGTCCTTCCCAGGAAGCCAATCAGGGCTGCAGCATGTACATAAAGCATCTTTGTGCAAAGCAGGACAAAGCAGCCTCTCTGGTGGGCACAGCCCCGAGGGAGAGGCTGTTTCCAACCTCCACAGGCTTCTTTTGCTGGGTGCCCCTGTGCAGGGCACAGCTTTTGTAAGCAAACCCAGAGTCCCTGATCTCAACATACTTTGAGAAGAGAAATAGGCACCATGTAGTAACTGGCTTAACTTTGGAATCAAACAGGTATCCAGAATACACTGAAGGAAGTGTTCACCCCAGCTGGGTTCAGGGCAAAACTGAAGCATGGGGATGCCAAGATGTATAGAAGAGAAATTTGATTAGTAGCTGGGGTCATTTGGCATCTATCTCATGGAGGCACCTTTTCTGGACATGAGGCCTGGTCCTCCCTCTCTGGGGTAGGGGGGATATGTGTAAATTATCCAGACACAGTGCAGACTGTTGACTCTGGGATCTGTTTCCTGGGACTTACTTTACTGAGGAGCTCACATTCTTCCCAGGAAAGCCAGCCACCTCCCAATCTTCTCCTACTTTATGCCCAGGATTCTGTGTGTTGTTCTAATCTAACCAGTCAGACTATATGGTTCCAAGAAGGTAGGCTGATGGCCATGGCCATTGCCTAGAGTCAGCAGTCACTAAGAGAGTGATCATACTCATGTTAGCCAAAAGAACAATTCCTTCTGGGCTATGAGCATGGATGGATAACTGAGATACACCTGTATCGGGAGGGTCCAAATTCATCTACCTGAGAAAATAAGAGCAAAGTCATCCTGAACATTCTGTGTCCTGGAGCACTGCAGGAAGGCCAAGGAATCAGAGCTGTGGATAGCAAGCTGAACTCTGGGTCCTGGACAGGTTTCTAGGAGCCAGAGGGCTTTAGGATGAGGAGCTGTAGGAGAGAGATGGTTGAGCTCTTCCCAGAGGGGAGACCTTCCTCCTACCTATTCTCCAGGAGGGACCCATAGATACCTCCCTGTTGGATGGGGCTGCTGGATTGGAGGTAGTTCtgtcccacccaccccacccaccactTGCGCATGTCTGTGTGTACGAATGTGTGGGCAAAAGTATGCCAAAAGGAGTTTTGAAGGTTTGAGTGTATTTCTTAGAGAAAATGCAGGAGTGGTGTATCTAAGCATGTCTGTGTACAcatttgtgcatgtgtctgtCACGTGTGTAGTTGTGTACATGTCACTAAGTCAAAGGAACAACAGATAggaatgtgtatgtgtctgtgggTCCAGACCTTGGAAGAGGGAGCTTTGTAGATGTCTAAGGCACCTGTAAATATGAGTGGGAAGCTGCAGGTGTGTATGTCTCTGGGGAAAGGGCTATTACTAGTGGGTACTGTTATTTCAGCTCACTGGCTAGGGGCTGAATTCAGCAACCGGGGGAACTCCTGGAAAAGACTCTAGGAATGTTTTGCTAAAAATGTTGTTTCCTCCTAAATTGGCTCAGGCTAGAGCAGCTCTTTCCTTTGCTGGAATGGGGCTAGGAAGACAGCCTTCACCCCCAAGCTCAGCCCCCAAGCTTCTGGGCTAGGGGGCCAAAAGCTGGTGGGATCAGGTCTATTATTATCAACAGGTAACACTAAGGCACAGGTCCTTTCTGGCATCCAGAGAGATCCCGGTGCCTGCTGTTGGGCAGTGCAGTGCATAGCCATCCAGTGGGTGGCCAGGTTTCCCACCACTGCTGTGGAGGATCCTGTGATGGTCCCCTAAGTATGTCTGCATTGGGAGAATAAATGCTCAGTCTCTTTAGTGAGAGACCTGGGTCTGCCACCAATCTTGTCCCTGCTCCACACTCCAGCCATATCCAATGACTCACAATGTCTCCTTGATGCTTCCAGGCCTTTGCCCACAGTTATCCATGCCTGTCATGCCTTCCTCCCCAGTACCCCTGGATATAAGGCCTTGCTGCAACCTTACTTCCTTCTGGAAGGAACCTTCTCAGACAGAAGCAGTCTCAGCCACCctgttctccatttcttcccTCTGCCACCTCGTGGTGTTCATCTGCCTTGTCCTGGGGCTATTTCTGGGaatgtgtctctttttttccttgttatgAGCTCCTGCAGGGCACAGTCTGGCTCTGACTCACAACTGTGTCCCCAGCACTCAGGTCAAGGCCTGGCACTGAGAAGTGAGCTGAATCACCTGTGAGTAATAAAACGAAAGTAGAATTCAGGATGAGAGACCAAAGTGTGTGGCTCAGACCACATGTTTTGTAGGAATGTGTGACTCCCTCACTAAGCCATGTGCTCACTGAAAGCAGGAACTGTGTCCACAATATCCTTGTATTCTCAGCCTGGCACTATGGATGGTTGGAGTGAaggaagggtggaaggaaggaagggtggaaggagaggaaagaaaagaaaggtaattCAAATAAAGGAATGATAGAAGGAAGGATAAAggagtggatggatggaaggaaggtaggaagatAAAGATGGATAGACAGTcaaatggatggacagatggtgGATGAATAAGTAGATGGAtagaaggaagaaaggcaaagatgatggacagatgggtggatgaatgaacagatggatggattgatggatgcaTGAGATTGGGGGATCAGAATGGGCGGGGGCCAGGGAGGGTTTCAGGGAGAGATTGGGATTGTATTTGGCCGAAACAGAGTCCCCCAGAGTGGTCCAAGCCTTAGGTGTGTGCTCCAGAGGATTCATCATTTAGTCCACAGAAAGGTGCTTCTGGCATCCAGCACTTGGCCTTCCAGAGGCATTGACTCAGTTTCTCTCCTGCTATAGAATGGAGCCCTGGCACCAAGGAGTCAACAAAGGGTCAAGAGAGCCTCTTTCTCAGTCAGTGGCCCCAGAGCCAGAAGGACACCTGTGGTGAGGAGGGTTGCTGTGACCCAGTGGGCACCGCATCACTGACCCTGCTGCCCAAGAAACCTGCATGTCCAGCCGAGAAGAACTTGCTCTATGAGTTCCTTGGGGCCACCAAGAACCCAAGTGGGCAGCCGAGACTTCGAAACAAAGTAGAAGTGGATGGGCCAGAGCTGAAACGTGAGCTGACCTACCCAGGGAGGGACTGGAGGGGAGGGGGGGTTGCAGCAACCCTCACAGGCTTCAGGGTGGCTCTGTCACCAAGTGGCTGTCTTATCTATAGGCAATTTACGGCCTTTCTAGAGGTGTCAGTTTTTAAACCCATAAAATGGGGGCAGTAACTTTCTCCCTATATCCCTTGTTGGGAATACAGTTGCTAGAGAAATGTGGTTGGCTTTCGAGGGTCACATCAGCATTATTAATGGTCACTTCTGAATATAGCCCTGACCCAGCATGTATTATATCCTCTCAAATTGCCCaagccaaaacaaaaaatccttgcTGTAGATTACTTCTGCATTGAGATTATgttcctgctttctcttcctaTAAGTGTTCTCGTCAAACCTCTTTTCCCAAAAGGATGCCAATaagggggaaactgaggaccCATTGGTTTTATAACCCCCTACAACATCTTGTAGAAAGGAAGAAGCCAGGATTCTTATCTTGAAACAACTCAGCCTAACTTCATTCATTTAAACCAATTTTGATTCACTGCATGCtgaattatttaatgttttgaaatatatattttttaattcccatATAGATACAACAACCTGTGAAAGTTTCTTAGTGTTGCCAAATATATGTCCTTAGGGAGGGCTGCTTTAATCATTTGATAAGGATGAATTCCAATGGCATAGCAGTGGTTCACATAAAGTTGGATTTTTCCAAAGCAGTTGAAAGAATTTCATTTTGTAAGTAGGTGAAATATAGCCCTAGCAATCTGGCTTATTGTATTCCCTTGCTAAACTGCCTTCTTTACTACTGAATGATGGAAAGAAAAGCTCCAAGCCAGACCTTCTGGGATTTTCATCCCTTCCAAATTGGCAAGGTGTGAACTAATGATGTTTACCTATAGTTGGAAATGTACTAGGACTTTGAAGAACCCTCTTGGAGCTTAAAGGACCTGACCTGTGAGACTGTGAATCCCCAGGGAAGTTGTGATGCTGAAGATGTCCTGGCCTTTCCCTGCCTCCATTACTGACCCACTTTACCTCTCCTGTGACTTGCAGTTAACGCACCTGTGACGGTTGCTGACAAGAACAACCCGAAGTACACAGGGAATGTTTTCACTCCACACTTTGCTACAGCCTTGACCTCAGCAACCCTGAACCAGCCACTCTGGCTCAACCTGAACTATCCACCTCCACCAGTGTTCACGAATCAC
It encodes:
- the C1H1orf94 gene encoding LOW QUALITY PROTEIN: uncharacterized protein C1orf94 homolog (The sequence of the model RefSeq protein was modified relative to this genomic sequence to represent the inferred CDS: substituted 1 base at 1 genomic stop codon), which translates into the protein MRSGGGCLLALGGQRGFQKERRRMASGNGLPSSSALVAKRPCALGPFPRYIWIHQDTPQDSLDKTCHEIWKRVQGLPEASQPWTSMEQFXQLSVPVAGTLRGNELSFQEEALELSSGKDEISLLVEQEFLSLTKEHSILVEESSGELEAPGSSPEGTRELASCILTPPLVAGSNERPRASMIVGDKLLKQKVAMPIISSRQDCDSATSTVTDILRAAKVKSSKGTEDRGHILGDSNLEVSKLLSQFPLKSIETSKAPDNKRVLNETRVTKDFLQDNLFGGPEAKEPTGLSPFLLLPPPPPPAPPDKLPELPAQKRQLPVFAKICSKPEADPAVERHHLMEWSPGTKESTKGQESLFLSQWPQSQKDTCGEEGCCDPVGTASLTLLPKKPACPAEKNLLYEFLGATKNPSGQPRLRNKVEVDGPELKLNAPVTVADKNNPKYTGNVFTPHFATALTSATLNQPLWLNLNYPPPPVFTNHSTFLQYQGLYPQQAARMPYQQALHPQLGCYSQQVTPYNPQQMGQQIFRSSYTPLLSYIPFVQPNYPYPQRTPPKMSANPRDPPPMAGDGPQYLFPQAYGFGSTSGGPLMHSPYFSSSGNGINF